Within Burkholderia cepacia GG4, the genomic segment GTCGCTCGAAGTGCAGTTCTATGTGATCTATCCGCTGCTGTTCGCGCTGCGCCGGCGCATCGGGATGCCGGCCATCGTGGCGGCCGTCGCGCTCGTCAACGTCGCGTCGGCGTGGCTGCTCGAACGGCACGACCTGCAGTTCTTCACGTCGTACTGGCTGTCCTGGACGGTCGGCGCGTGGATCGCCGACGTGCGCGCGCAGCCGGCGCGCGGCGCGGCCGCCGTGCCGTCGCGCGCGTGGTACGTCGTCGCCGCCGCGCTGCTGGCGGCGGGCTGCGGCGCGTTCCATTTCGGCCAGTACGGCGCGTTCCAGCTGTGGGCGGCCGGCTTCGCCTGCTTCCTGTATCGCGCACTCGCCTGCCCGCCGCGCCCGACGCCGCTGCTGCGCGTGCTCGGCTGGTTCGGTGACTTCAGCTACTCGCTGTACCTGATCCACCTGCCGCTGTTCGTGTGCCTCGGTTCGGTGTTGTTCCATTCCGAGCTGCAACTGTCGATCTGGCCGTCGTTCGCGTTCATGGCCGCCGCGATTCCGGTCGCCTACGTGTTCTACCGGCTGTTCGAACGCCCCGCGATGACGTGGGCGGCCAGCCTGAAGCCGGCTCGCCCTTCCCGCGTCGTCGCACCGGTGCCCGAACAGGCCGCCTGAGCGCGCCGCTCCGGCTCTCCCGGCCCCCGTGCAGCGTCCGACTGCGCGGGGGCTTTTTCATCGGCGTAACGGGCGTGAGGATGCATCTGCGCGACGGGGCATGGCAGGAACGCCACACGGAGGTGTGCAAGCCGCGCGTAACGGCCGTCCGGGCGGCTGCACTACCGTCGCCTCGCCCCAACCTCATCCGCCCCACGGCATGACCGCACGGCGCCGCTCGCGGCGCCCCGCGCGCTTCCGGTCCAGACAGCGGCCCGGCTCAAGCACGCGCTGTAGCGCTTCGCTCTGCTCCGACCACCCACGCCCGGCGCGTGACAGGGTCCACCCCGCCCAAAAGACAAAACCCCCATGCAGCACAACGCCGCATGAGGGCCGGTTTCCCGCCGGTTCACGACGACCCGCTGCGCGGGCCGCCGCCGGCTGTCGCCTACTGCCGCTTTGCCTTCGCGGCCTTCGCCGTATCCGCGAGGATCTTCTCGACCCGCTCCACATAGGTCTCGGTGCCGAACCGGCGCACCGCGGTCGCGCGCCCGCTCGCGACGAGCCGCTCGCGCAGCGCGGCGTCGTGTTTCAGCGCGCCGAGCGCATCGGCCAGCGCGGCCGCGTCGCCCGGCTCGCAGAGCAGCCCGTTCTCGCCGTCCTCGATGATCTCGACGACCCCGCCCGCGCGTGCCGCGACCACCGGCCGCTGCGCGAGCATGCCCTCGACGATCACGCGCCCGAACGGCTCGGGCGTGATCGACGTGTGCGCGACGACGTCGACCGCCATCATGCACGCGGCCACGTCGCGCTGGAACCCGAGGAAATGCACGCGCTCGTTCATGCCGTGGCGCGCAGCGATCTCGTGCAACTGGGCCGCGTATTCGTCCTCGCCGAACAGCGGCGCGCCGACCAGCACCACGTGCATGTCGGGATGCCGCGCCGCGGCTTCCAGCAGCAGGTGCTGCCCCTTCCAGTGCGCAAGGCGGCTGAACGAGCCGACGAGCCAGGCGTGCTCGGGCAACCCGAAGCGCGCGCGCAGCGCAGCCTGGCTGGTGTGTTCCAGCGCGTCGAACGGTTCGGCCGAAATGCCGTTGAACACGACGTCGACATGCTGCGGCGTGAAACCCGTCAGCGCGCGGAACGCCTGCGCGGACGCGTCGGAGTTCGCGATCACGCGCGTGACGCCGAACCGCGCGCAGTACTTGATCGCCATCAGTTGCTTGCTGCCGAAATGATCGTCGCTGACGATATCGCGCAGGTGCCAGACCACCGGCTTGCGCGCGAGCCGCCCGGCCAGCGCGGCGACCACCATCGCGCGCTGCGTGTTCGCGTAGATCACCTCGGCGCGGCGAGCGCGCCGCGCGACGTCGCGCACGAGCGCGAACAACTGCCTCAACGCGCCGGCCGACACGCCGCCCTGCTTGCGCACGCCCGCGAGCGCGCCCTGGTCGAGCACGTCGACGCGCGCGCCGATCTCGTCGAGCGCCGCGCGGAACGGGCCGTCGTCGAACAGCAGCACGTCGGCGTTCGCGCGCATGTGCTTCATGATCTCCAGCAGCGACAGCTCGGCGCCGCCCAGCACGCCGCTCTGGTCGAGCACGAGCGTTGCCGGGCCGCGCGCGGCCGGCATCGGCGCCGCCGCCGTACCGCGCTGCTCGGTCGAGCCGGGCAGCGCCGCTTCCACATAGTCGAGAAAACGCCGGCGGAACGTATCGGCGGAGAACCGCTCCGCGTTCGCGCGGCACGCGTGCGGCGTGAAGCGCTGCGGCGCGCGCTCGAAATCGTCGACCGCCGCGACGATCGCGTGCGGCGTCTGTTCGTCGAAGAACAGCCCGGTCGGATTCGCATGCGAGCGCGGCTCGAGCACGGTTTCGAGCGCGCCGCCCTTGCCGTACGCGATCACCGGCGTGCCGCATGCCTGCGCCTCGACGACCGAGATCCCGAAATCCTCTTCGGCCGCGAACACGAACGCTTTCGCACGCCGCATCCGGTCGTGCAGCACCGCGAACGGCTGGTAGCCCATGATCTCGACGTTCGAGCCGGCCTTCGCGCGAATCTTCTGCATCTCGGGGCCGTCGCCGATCACGACGAGCTTGCGCTCGGGCGTGCGCGAGAATGCTTCGACGATCAGGTCGATCTTCTTGTACGGCACCATCCGCGACGCGGTCAGGTAGAAATCGTCCTTCACCTCGTTCAGCGAGAAGCCGTCGACGTCGACCGGCGGGAAGATCACCGCCGCGTCGCGGTGGTAGACCTTGCGGATGCGCCGCGCGATGAACGCGGAGTTCGCGACGAAGCCGTCCACCGCGTTCGCGGTACGCGTGTCCCAGTTGCGGATGTAGTGCAGGATCATCCGCGCGAGCAGCGACTTCGGCCCGTGCGTCAGGTTCGACTGTTCCAGATACTGGTGCTGCAGGTCCCACGCATAGCGGATCGGCGAATGCACGTAGCTGATGTGCATCTGGTCCGGCCCCGTCAGCACGCCTTTCGCGACCGCATGGCTGCTGGAGATCACGAGGTCGTACTCCGACACGTCGAGCTGCTCGATCGCGAGCGGCATCAGCGGCAGGTAGCTGCGGTACTTGGTACGTGCGAACGGCAGCTTCTGGATGAAGGAGGTCGTCACCGGCTTGCCGCGCACGAACGCGCGATCGTCGAGAAAATCAACGAGGCTGAACAGGTCCGCGTCGGGAAAGCACGCGACGAGCTGCTCGAGCACGCGCTCGGCGCCCGCGTAGGTCACGAGCCAGTCGTGGACGATCGCCACGCGCAGCGGACGCGACGCATCGCGTGCGCCTGCCCGCCCGGCCGGCTCGGACCGGCGCAGCGCGGCGGCGTCACCGGCATCGGCCACGGCGGCGTCCGCGGTGGCCAGGTTCAGGATGGCGTGTTCCGCCAGATCGCGATTCATATCGTTTTCCTCGCATTGAGACGGACGAACAGGTCGCGCACGAGCGCGCGCAGCCCCGGCGTCATCGTGAGCGACCACGCAAGGTTCAGCACCAGCACGATTGCGCACAGGCCGATCGACTCGCCGAGCCCCGACCACGCTTGCGCGAGAAACAGGCTCGCGAGCAGGAAGGCGAGATGCGCGAGCATGTCGAGCACGATGGCGCGCATCCGGATCGCCGACAGGTAAAGCAGCACGCCGTAGTCGACCAGCGCACGCGTCGCGACGACCACCGCCGCGCCGATCAGTCCGAAGTGGTGAATGCCGAACCACAGGCCGCCGACGAAGAACGGCATCTCGATGAGCCCGGCGAACGCCGCCCGCGCCGGGTTGACCTGCGACTGGATCAGGATCCGCGTGACGCTCGCCTGGCCGACGAGCCACACGCTGATCACCAGCACGCGGCCGACCGGCGCGGAATGCGCGGCGAGATCGGCGCCGACCCACAGCGTGAGGAACGGCGCGAGCGCGAAGATCGCGACGATGCCGACCGGCGTGAACACGCCGTTCAGGAATTCGAGCGACTGCCGCGCGAGCGTGTCGGCGTGATCGCGGCCGACCGCCGACAGGCGCGGGAACAGCGTGCGCACCAGCGCGTTCGGCAGCATGTTCAGCCGCGTGACGAGGTTCTGCGGCACCGTGTAGTAGGTGACGAACTTCGCGCCCATGCCGGCGCCGAGCATCACACGATCGAGCGTGTCGGCGACCATGCTCGCGGTGCTCGCGATCAGCATCCAGCCGCCGAAGTTGAACAGCCCTTTCGCGGTACCCCACTGCGGCGGATCGATACGCCGGATCCCGAGCACTTTGATGCTCGCGTGACCGAGCATCACCGCCGCGATCAGGCGCGCGACGACTGCCGCGGCGAGCACGGTCTGCAGGTTCGGCGCGATCCACCATGCGGCGCCGAGCGGCAGCAGTTGGAACAGGAACGTGCCGATCGTCTGGTTCGTGTTGAACACGCCGAACCGTTCGGCGCCGTTGATCGCGCCGGCGAACACCCACGACACGTTCGCGAGCGGAATCGCGAGCGCGAGCCACGGCAGCGCGAGATACACCTCGTGCTGCATCGCCGCGGACACCTTCGTGAAATACGCGGTGTAGACGAACGCGCCGAAATAGATCAGCAAGCCGCCCACGATGCCGGTGCCGAGGTTCAGCCAGAACGCGCTCCAGAACACGCGTGCGCTTTCGTCGTCGTTGCCGCTCGCGAGCGCCTTCGAGATGTGGTTCTGCGCGGCCATGCTCATCCCGAGATCGAGGATCCCGAAATAGCCGATCAGCGTCCACACCAGGCTGACGACACCGTAGCGTTCGACGCCCAGCGCGTGGATATACGCGGGCACCGTCACCAGCGACACGAAGGTCGGCAGGATCAGCCCGATGAAATTGATCGATACGTTCTTGAGTATGCCTTTGTCCATGCTTTAGCCCATGGGCCCGTTACGGTTTCCAGCGGTACATGAGCACCTTGCCGCGTGCGTCTTCCTCGACGAACACCAGGTATTCGCCGTTCTCGCGCCGGAACGCGCTGATGCCGAACGGCACGTCGACCCAGCCCGACGCCTTGCCGACCTCCGCGCCCGGACTCATCACGCCGACTTCCTTGCCGGTTTCCTTGTCGTACACGTGGATCTTGCCGACCGGCTCCACCGTGAAGATGTAGCGGCCCTCGACCGTGATCCCGATCAGGTCGAAGATCGGCTTCGCGTCGAGCTGCCACGGCAACGCGACCGTGTAGCGCACCACCGGCGAGCCGGTCGACCACTTGTCGAAGCGCACCAGCACGCGGCCGACTTCCTTGTTGATGCCCGGCTGCGGCGGCGCGTCGGCCGTGTAGCCCGTCACGTACAGCGTGTCCGTCTGCGGCTCGTAGATCGCGCGGCGCAGCTGCGTGAACGGCTGCGGCATCGGATAGGTGGTGACCTTGTCGTACGAGTAGATCGGGTTGCCGGCCTTGTCGACACCGCCGTAGCTGAAACGGTGAATCCCGCGCACGTCGCTCGTGCGCCAGATGTCGCCCTTCGTGTCGACCCACCAGCCCCAGCCGCCCGCCTTCGCCTTGCCGGTCGTGTTGGTCGTGAACTCGTCCTCGTCGAGCCGGCCGTTGCCGTTCGCGTCGCGCCAGATCCAGTCGCCGCCCGGCGGCTTGTTCGGCACCTTGTCGACCGGCCGCGCGCGGCCCGCGATCAGGCCCGACGGGACCGCGACCTCACCGTCGCGCTTCGCATCGAAGCGGTAGATCTTCAGGTGATCGGCATACATGTCGGTCAGGTACAGGAACGTGCGGCCGTCGACGCGCCGCGCGAACGGCATGCCGGGATACTGGTCCGTGTGGAACACGGGATCGTCCGGATACTTGAAGCGGTTCGACAGGAAGCCGGCGTATTTCCAGTCCTGGCCGGGCGGCTTCGACAGATCGAGCTCGAAGCGCTTGTTGCCCGTGTACACGCTGTTCGGCCGCGCGGGATCGAGCCACGCGCCGTCGACGAACAGCAGCCCCTGCACCTGCCAGCGCAGCTTGCCTTCGGGCGTGTAGCTTTCGAGCACCGCGCCGAGCCCCGCGCCGATCGTGTCGTGACGCGGCCCGATGCCGTTCATCGACACGTACACGTTGCCCGCGCGATCGACGCCCACGCCCGTCAGCCCGTTGAAGCGCTGCGGCCCCGGGCGGCCCGGCACCGGGCCCGCGAAGATGCCGCCGCGCTCGCCGAGCGTGCCGGACGGCGCATAACCCTTGCCGCCTTTCGAGAAAATCAGCACCTGCTGGCGTTGACCGTTGTCCGCGACCAGCACGCGCCCTTTCGGGTCGACCGCCACGTCCACCGCCTCGGTGCCGTCGGGCAACGCGGGCGCGTCGTCGAGCTTGCGGCCGTCCGCGCGCACGTGCACGAGATGCGCGGGCCCGCTGAGCGTATCGGTGAGCAGCCACAGCGTGCCGTCGCCGGCGAGCGCGATGCGGCCCGGCTCGTGCTCGCTCCACGTGCCCTTCTTCTGCATCGTCTCGGCGTCGTACACGTCCACCGCGTCATGCGACGGATTCGTCGCGAACAGCGTCTTGTCGTCGGCCGCGAGGCCGCCCACTTCCGCCTTCGCCTCGCCCACTTCCGAACGTGCGGGGGCCGGCACCTCGTTGACCATCATGAAGCTCGCGGCCATCCGCGCGCGGCCGGCATCGGCACGCCCGCCGGGCGCGACCTGCGGCGCCGCGCGGAACGGCGCGGGCTGCTTCATGTCGCCGATCGTGCGCCGCGAGATGCCGAACCACTGCTTGCCCTTGTCCGGCCAGATGCCGGGCGACTGCAGGTGGCCGCGCTCGTTGCCGACGCCGATCGCGACGTATGCGTACTTGCTGTTCACCGCGACCGCGTTGCCGCCGAGGTTACCCCAGCCGTGCGTGCCGCCGGCGAAGCCGAGCATCTTCCCGTCCTGGTAGACGCTCGCCTCGGCGCCGCTCTCGTCCCACGGCGCATTCGTATACACCTTGCCGTCGGGCGTCACCGCGATCGCACGGATGTCGATCTGCGTCCAGCTGCCGTCGCCATAGCCGGACGTGTTGCCGATCCACGATGTGGTCGCGGGCAACACGGTTTCAGCCGGTGCGGCGCTCGCCGTCAGCGCCGCGCATATCGTCATGCCAATCAGAATCGGACGTCGCAATGCGCTCTCCAGACTTGATGCGGAAGCGACCGGCGCCGTGGTGGCGGATTGCCTGCCCGGATGACCTGTCGCGTGTGGGTTTCAAACGTCGCGATGCAGGTTACAAGCAAAAATAATCACAAGAAATTTGGAAATATTTGGGGATGTTTCCGCCTGAAATATCGCGCCGGAACGGCATGAAATAAACCTGCCGAAGCGGCAATATCGACCGCCTTTCACGCGGCGATCCGTAGAAAATGCCGCTCCACCCCGCCCATCGCGGCGCCCGGCCTGCAAACCTTTCATGTCGTGATTGAAACGATCGGGATTTGAAGGTTTTCAAGCGGATAAATGACATGCGTTTTTTTGCCGATTTCTTTTCCCTAGAATCGATTTCGATTCAATATTTCATTTAAACGCATGCATTACGTTCACGCATCGGATGCGCGGCGCGCCACGGCATCGGCCGCGCGTCGCAAAGGGGTGGCGCGATGACGGTCATCTCGCGCACCGCCGACCTCGCCCCGCCGCAACACGGCCGCATCGTGCAGCTCGACGGGCTGCGCGCGATCGCCGTCGGCGCGGTGTTCCTGCAACACGCGCTGAAAGCACCGCTGTGGATGGGCGTCGACCTGTTCTTCGTGCTGAGCGGCCTGCTGATCACCGGCATCCTGCTCGATCGCAAGGCGCGCGGGCAGTCGTACTTCAGCCACTTCTACGCGCGCCGCGTGCGCCGGATCCTGCCGCCGTACGTGCTGCTGCTGGTCGTGTCGATGCTGCTGTTCGGCGCGAGCTGGCTGCCGCACTGGCCGTGGTTCGCGTTCTTCTCGACCAACATCGGGCTGTCGCTCGGCAGCATCGGCCACGACAGCCTGAACGTGCTGTGGTCGCTCGCGGTCGAGGAGCAGTTCTACATCTTCTGGCCGTTCGTCGTGCTGTGGTGTTCGGAGCGCGTGCTGCTGTGGATCGCCGCCGCGCTGATCGTCGCCGCTCCCGTGCTGCGCGCGATCGCGACGCCATGGTTCGATTCGTTCTGGCCGATCTACTACCTGACGCCGTTCCGGATGGACCTGCTGGCCGCGGGCGCGCTGCTCGCGATCGTGCTGCGTCGCGACCGGCGCGCGCTGGAGCCGTTCTACCCGCTCGCGATCGTCGGCGCGCTGGTGTCGCTCGCGATCCTCGGCTGGCTACACCTGTCGTTCCCGCGTTTCCGCGCGGCGAACACGCCGCTGTCGAACGCCGCGCTCTACAGCATCTCGCTGCTGCTGTGCACGTCGATCGTCGTGATCGCGCTGCGCGGACGCGGCCTCGTGCAGCGCGTGCTGACGAATCCGCTGCTCGTCTACGTGGGCACCGTCAGCTACACCGTCTACCTGATCCACCTGAGCGTGCTGTACGCGCTGTGGCCGCTGCACCTGAACCGCTTCGTCACGGCCGCGCTCGCACTCGCGATCACGCTCGCGTACGCCACCCTGAGCTGGTACGGCTTCGAACGACGCCTGACGCGCGGCCCCGCGCGCAGCACGTTGCCGGCCGCCGCGCGCACGACCGCCTGAATTTCTCAATCCATCGTTTCGACCAGGACATTGCCATGAGCCAAACTCGCAAGAAGGCCATCATCACGGGGATCACCGGGCAGGATGGCGCCTACCTGACCAAGCTGCTGCTCGACAAGGGCTACGAAGTCACGGGCACCTACCGCCGCACCAGCTCGGTCAACTTCTGGCGCATCGCCGAGCTCGGCGTCGACACGCACCCGAACCTCTCGCTCGTCGAGCACGACCTGACGGACGCCGGCTCGAGCCTGCGGCTGCTCGAACGCACGCAGCCCGACGAGCTGTACAACCTGGCCGCGCAGAGCTTCGTCGGCGTGTCGTTCGACCAGCCGGCGACGACCGCCGAAGTGACGGGCATCGGCCCGCTGAACCTGCTCGAGGCAATCCGCGTCGTGAGCCCGAAGACGCGCTTCTACCAGGCGTCGACGTCCGAGATGTTCGGCAAGGTGCAGTCGATCCCGCAGACGGAAACGACCGCGTTCTACCCGCGCAGCCCGTACGGCGTCGCGAAGCTGTACGCGCACTGGATGACCGTGAACTACCGCGAGTCTTACGACCTGTTCGGCTGCAGCGGGATCCTGTTCAACCACGAATCGCCGCTGCGCGGCCGCGAGTTCGTCACCCGCAAGATCACCGACACCGTCGCGAAGATCAAGCTCGGCAAGGCGACCAGGCTCGAGCTCGGCAACCTGGACGCGAAGCGCGACTGGGGCTTCGCGCTCGAATACGTCGAAGGGATGTGGCGGATGCTGCAGGTCGACGAGCCCGACACCTACGTCCTCGCCACCAACCGCACCGAGACCGTGCGCGACTTCGTGCGGATGGCGTTCGCGGCCGCCGGCTTCCAGATCGAATGGACCGGCAAGGGCGAGCAGGAACGCGGCATCGACGCATCGAACGGCAACGTGCTCGTCGAAGTGAACCCGAAGTTCTACCGCCCCGCCGAAGTCGACCTGCTGATCGGCTGCGCGGACAAGGCCAAGAGCAAACTCGGCTGGGCGCCGGAAACCACGCTCGAGCAGCTTTGCCAGATGATGGTCGAGGCGGACCTGACGCGGAATCGTCACCATGACACGTTCTGAAGCCGGCCGCCCGTCGCGCCGTGCGTTCGTCACGGGCCTGACGGGCTTCACCGGCCGCTACATGGCACAGCGCCTGCACGCGGCCGGCTACGATGTGTGGGGCACCATGGCGCCCGGCGCGCCGCGGCCCGACGATCCGGCGCTCGCGAACTGCACGTTGCTGCCGGTCGACCTGCTCGATGCGAACGCGATGCGTGCGGCAGCCGCCGATGCGCGCCCCGATGCGGTCGTGCATCTCGCCGCGCGCGCGCACGTCGCGCACGACGAGCCGTCGCAGGCCTACGCGGTCAACATCGTCGGCACGCGCAACCTGCTGGCCGCGCTCGCGGGCCTCGAGCGCCGCCCGTCGGCAGTACTGCTCGCCAGCAGCGCGAACATCTACGGCAATTCGACGGCCGGCGTGCTCGACGAGACCGTCGCACCGGCGCCCGCGAACGACTACGCGGTCAGCAAGCTGGCGATGGAGTACGCGGCGAAGCTGTGGGCCGACCGGTTGCCGATCGTGATCGCGCGGCCGTTCAACTACACGGGCGTCGGCCAGGGCGACGCCTATCTGCTGCCGAAGCTCGTGTCGCACTTTGCGCGCAACGCGCCGCGCATCTCGCTCGGCAATCTCGACGTGAGCCGCGACTTCTCCGACGTGCGCGACGTGACGGCCGCCTACCTGAAGCTGCTCGAAACCGCGCCGGCCGGCGAGACGTTCAACGTCTGCTCGGAGCGCGCGTATTCGCTGAAGGAAGTGCTGGCGATGCTGTCGCGCATCGCCGGTTACGTGATCGACGTGACGATCGATCCGCGCTTCGTTCGGCACAACGAAGTGAAAAGCCTCTCCGGGTCGCGCGACAAGCTGCGGCGCGCGGTGGGCGATTTGCCCGTCACGCCGCTCGACGACACGCTACGGTGGATGGTCGACGCGATGCGCAACGACACGCACGCGAACGGACATCGCACGGCGTAAGCCCGGCGAATTCACGGGTACAAAACACGAAGGGCCGTTCGCTTGCGCGAACGGCCCTTCGTCCATCGTCACGTCGGATCACGTCACGACCTGCGTGACGTGCCGCGCTCAGCCCTCCAGCCCGCGCGCGAGATCCTTGCGCAGGTCGCCCGCATCCTCCAGGCCGACCGACAAGCGGATCAGCCCTTCGCTGATCCCCGCTGCCGCGCGCGCTTCCGGCGTGATGCGGCCGTGCGTGGTGGTCGCCGGATGCGTAATGGTCGTACGCGTGTCGCCGAGGTTGCCGGTGATCGAGATCAGCTTCGTGTTGTCGATCACGCGCCACGCGTTCTCGCGCTGCTGTTCGGGCGTGTCGCCCTTCAGCTCGAACGACACGATCGCCCCGCCCGCCTTCTGCTGACGCTTCGCGAGTTCGTGCTGCGGGTGCGATTCGAGGCCCGGATGAAACACGCGCGCGACGGCCGGATGCGAATCGAGCCAGCGCGCGATTTCCAGCGCGTTCGCCGACTGCTTCTCGACGCGCAGCGACAGCGTCTCCATCCCCTTCAGCAGCACCCACGCGTTGAACGCGGACAGCGTCGGGCCTGCGCTACGCACGAACGGGAACACCTTGCCCATGATGAATTCCTTCGAGCCGACCAGTGCGCCGCCAAGCACGCGGCCCTGCCCGTCGAGGAATTTCGTCGCCGAGTGCATCACGACATCCGCGCCGAGCTTCAGCGGCTGCTGCAGTACCGGGCTGCAGAAACAGTTGTCGACGACGAACAGCGCGTTCGCGGCCTTCGCGATCTTGCCGATCGCCTCGATGTCGGCGAGTTCGGTCAGCGGGTTCGACGGCGTCTCGAGGAAGAACATCTTCGTTTCCGGCCGCACGGCTTCCTGCCATGCGTTCAGGTCGGTCGGGTCGACGAAGGTCGTCGTGATCCCGAACTTGCTGAAGATCTGCGAGAACATCCCGAGCGTCGAGCCGAACAGGCTGCGCGAGCTGACGAGGTGGTCGCCGGCCTGCAGTGCGGACATCACGACCGACATGATCGCGGCCATCCCCGACGCCGTCGCAATACAGGCCTCGCCGCCCTCGAGCGCCGCGAGACGCTCCTGGAACATGGTGACGGTCGGGTTCGTGAAGCGCGAATAGGTGAAGTAGTCTTCCGAGTTCGCGAAGCGCTCGGCCGCGTCGGCCGCGCTCGAGAAGCAGAAACTCGACGTGAGGAACAGCGCTTCCGAGTGCTCGTTGAAGTCGCTGCGCAGCGTGCCTGCGCGCACGGCAAGCGTGTCGAAGTTGAGGGAGTCGTCCATGTTCCGTTTTCCGTATCCGATGGCCACGCGCGTTGCGCAGGCCAGATCAAAACCAGGCCAAAAAACAAAAAGCCCGCTATGCGTCGGCATCAGCGGGCTTCGGTGCGGTACGACATACGACAGCGATCGACT encodes:
- a CDS encoding acyltransferase family protein; amino-acid sequence: MQAFSGSPLTAPPVADHKEHVIDAMRGFAALLVAYFHCRQVVWVGMQSFHHAYGHALNPSAIAGYLTFPFAWGSAGVPIFFVISGYCIHRNAALKLAANPAYRLDAPNFWARRFARIYPVLLAALLFTLALDAVSLQIAPVSHKIRDVGITAFLVNLFSLQGVAGYTYGSNGALWTLSLEVQFYVIYPLLFALRRRIGMPAIVAAVALVNVASAWLLERHDLQFFTSYWLSWTVGAWIADVRAQPARGAAAVPSRAWYVVAAALLAAGCGAFHFGQYGAFQLWAAGFACFLYRALACPPRPTPLLRVLGWFGDFSYSLYLIHLPLFVCLGSVLFHSELQLSIWPSFAFMAAAIPVAYVFYRLFERPAMTWAASLKPARPSRVVAPVPEQAA
- a CDS encoding glycosyltransferase family 4 protein, with amino-acid sequence MNRDLAEHAILNLATADAAVADAGDAAALRRSEPAGRAGARDASRPLRVAIVHDWLVTYAGAERVLEQLVACFPDADLFSLVDFLDDRAFVRGKPVTTSFIQKLPFARTKYRSYLPLMPLAIEQLDVSEYDLVISSSHAVAKGVLTGPDQMHISYVHSPIRYAWDLQHQYLEQSNLTHGPKSLLARMILHYIRNWDTRTANAVDGFVANSAFIARRIRKVYHRDAAVIFPPVDVDGFSLNEVKDDFYLTASRMVPYKKIDLIVEAFSRTPERKLVVIGDGPEMQKIRAKAGSNVEIMGYQPFAVLHDRMRRAKAFVFAAEEDFGISVVEAQACGTPVIAYGKGGALETVLEPRSHANPTGLFFDEQTPHAIVAAVDDFERAPQRFTPHACRANAERFSADTFRRRFLDYVEAALPGSTEQRGTAAAPMPAARGPATLVLDQSGVLGGAELSLLEIMKHMRANADVLLFDDGPFRAALDEIGARVDVLDQGALAGVRKQGGVSAGALRQLFALVRDVARRARRAEVIYANTQRAMVVAALAGRLARKPVVWHLRDIVSDDHFGSKQLMAIKYCARFGVTRVIANSDASAQAFRALTGFTPQHVDVVFNGISAEPFDALEHTSQAALRARFGLPEHAWLVGSFSRLAHWKGQHLLLEAAARHPDMHVVLVGAPLFGEDEYAAQLHEIAARHGMNERVHFLGFQRDVAACMMAVDVVAHTSITPEPFGRVIVEGMLAQRPVVAARAGGVVEIIEDGENGLLCEPGDAAALADALGALKHDAALRERLVASGRATAVRRFGTETYVERVEKILADTAKAAKAKRQ
- a CDS encoding flippase produces the protein MDKGILKNVSINFIGLILPTFVSLVTVPAYIHALGVERYGVVSLVWTLIGYFGILDLGMSMAAQNHISKALASGNDDESARVFWSAFWLNLGTGIVGGLLIYFGAFVYTAYFTKVSAAMQHEVYLALPWLALAIPLANVSWVFAGAINGAERFGVFNTNQTIGTFLFQLLPLGAAWWIAPNLQTVLAAAVVARLIAAVMLGHASIKVLGIRRIDPPQWGTAKGLFNFGGWMLIASTASMVADTLDRVMLGAGMGAKFVTYYTVPQNLVTRLNMLPNALVRTLFPRLSAVGRDHADTLARQSLEFLNGVFTPVGIVAIFALAPFLTLWVGADLAAHSAPVGRVLVISVWLVGQASVTRILIQSQVNPARAAFAGLIEMPFFVGGLWFGIHHFGLIGAAVVVATRALVDYGVLLYLSAIRMRAIVLDMLAHLAFLLASLFLAQAWSGLGESIGLCAIVLVLNLAWSLTMTPGLRALVRDLFVRLNARKTI
- a CDS encoding acyltransferase family protein, producing the protein MTVISRTADLAPPQHGRIVQLDGLRAIAVGAVFLQHALKAPLWMGVDLFFVLSGLLITGILLDRKARGQSYFSHFYARRVRRILPPYVLLLVVSMLLFGASWLPHWPWFAFFSTNIGLSLGSIGHDSLNVLWSLAVEEQFYIFWPFVVLWCSERVLLWIAAALIVAAPVLRAIATPWFDSFWPIYYLTPFRMDLLAAGALLAIVLRRDRRALEPFYPLAIVGALVSLAILGWLHLSFPRFRAANTPLSNAALYSISLLLCTSIVVIALRGRGLVQRVLTNPLLVYVGTVSYTVYLIHLSVLYALWPLHLNRFVTAALALAITLAYATLSWYGFERRLTRGPARSTLPAAARTTA
- the gmd gene encoding GDP-mannose 4,6-dehydratase, whose protein sequence is MSQTRKKAIITGITGQDGAYLTKLLLDKGYEVTGTYRRTSSVNFWRIAELGVDTHPNLSLVEHDLTDAGSSLRLLERTQPDELYNLAAQSFVGVSFDQPATTAEVTGIGPLNLLEAIRVVSPKTRFYQASTSEMFGKVQSIPQTETTAFYPRSPYGVAKLYAHWMTVNYRESYDLFGCSGILFNHESPLRGREFVTRKITDTVAKIKLGKATRLELGNLDAKRDWGFALEYVEGMWRMLQVDEPDTYVLATNRTETVRDFVRMAFAAAGFQIEWTGKGEQERGIDASNGNVLVEVNPKFYRPAEVDLLIGCADKAKSKLGWAPETTLEQLCQMMVEADLTRNRHHDTF
- a CDS encoding NAD-dependent epimerase/dehydratase family protein; translated protein: MTRSEAGRPSRRAFVTGLTGFTGRYMAQRLHAAGYDVWGTMAPGAPRPDDPALANCTLLPVDLLDANAMRAAAADARPDAVVHLAARAHVAHDEPSQAYAVNIVGTRNLLAALAGLERRPSAVLLASSANIYGNSTAGVLDETVAPAPANDYAVSKLAMEYAAKLWADRLPIVIARPFNYTGVGQGDAYLLPKLVSHFARNAPRISLGNLDVSRDFSDVRDVTAAYLKLLETAPAGETFNVCSERAYSLKEVLAMLSRIAGYVIDVTIDPRFVRHNEVKSLSGSRDKLRRAVGDLPVTPLDDTLRWMVDAMRNDTHANGHRTA
- a CDS encoding O-succinylhomoserine sulfhydrylase — protein: MDDSLNFDTLAVRAGTLRSDFNEHSEALFLTSSFCFSSAADAAERFANSEDYFTYSRFTNPTVTMFQERLAALEGGEACIATASGMAAIMSVVMSALQAGDHLVSSRSLFGSTLGMFSQIFSKFGITTTFVDPTDLNAWQEAVRPETKMFFLETPSNPLTELADIEAIGKIAKAANALFVVDNCFCSPVLQQPLKLGADVVMHSATKFLDGQGRVLGGALVGSKEFIMGKVFPFVRSAGPTLSAFNAWVLLKGMETLSLRVEKQSANALEIARWLDSHPAVARVFHPGLESHPQHELAKRQQKAGGAIVSFELKGDTPEQQRENAWRVIDNTKLISITGNLGDTRTTITHPATTTHGRITPEARAAAGISEGLIRLSVGLEDAGDLRKDLARGLEG